A DNA window from Streptococcus sp. LPB0220 contains the following coding sequences:
- a CDS encoding accessory Sec system glycosyltransferase GtfB encodes MFIIASEQTRELDRLQKYLDKLSQPYRVFVTNLETDLDQQTESLATFFTQKDPASKIGKPLFFNDLAVPELWECWTLGITTYLFDGEERRANVVLREDILSRTVDRVEWFGQGEEIVSIDVYNRYGWRSKQSLLTEAGQPYLDIYLNRQQEEVLLHFVSQGTFLLQTPKGRDRLYANKKELQRAVLEQVLPEDEAVLLMDKALLDVVKEKPKERLAYCASDAHDLDEIKEQVSQILLVEDGLLSEKIDGITVLSGLVDVEQESFQPEAMVMTASQEVEGLSSLVHQFPQVTFHIAALTAMGPKLTDLATRSNVRLYPGISLDKYEDLLSSCSIYLDCNQGEEVWSSSLHALENGQVLFGLKSTVHQETYKDLSTITDTVEEMEQQLDTLLQHPETYKELVREQARILKLPEKEALEELFKRLEGGTA; translated from the coding sequence ATGTTCATTATTGCATCAGAGCAGACCAGAGAGCTGGATCGTTTGCAAAAATACTTGGACAAACTTAGCCAGCCCTACCGAGTATTTGTGACCAATCTGGAAACAGATTTGGACCAACAGACAGAGAGTCTTGCGACCTTTTTTACCCAAAAAGACCCAGCATCAAAAATTGGAAAACCTTTATTTTTCAATGATCTAGCAGTTCCAGAATTATGGGAATGTTGGACACTAGGGATCACAACCTATCTTTTTGATGGTGAGGAACGTCGTGCCAACGTGGTTTTGCGAGAGGATATCTTGTCTCGAACAGTTGACAGAGTGGAATGGTTTGGTCAGGGAGAAGAGATCGTATCCATTGATGTCTACAACCGCTATGGCTGGAGAAGCAAACAGAGTCTCCTGACGGAAGCTGGCCAACCATATTTAGACATCTATTTGAACCGTCAACAAGAAGAAGTCTTGCTTCACTTTGTCTCACAAGGAACCTTTTTGCTTCAAACTCCTAAGGGACGGGATCGCCTGTATGCCAATAAGAAAGAGCTGCAAAGAGCTGTCCTAGAACAAGTCTTGCCGGAAGATGAAGCCGTTCTTTTGATGGACAAGGCATTGCTAGATGTTGTGAAAGAGAAACCAAAGGAAAGACTCGCCTACTGTGCCAGTGACGCGCATGATTTAGACGAGATCAAAGAACAAGTCAGTCAGATTTTGTTGGTAGAAGATGGTCTGTTGAGTGAGAAAATAGACGGAATCACAGTCTTGTCAGGGCTGGTAGATGTGGAGCAGGAAAGTTTTCAACCAGAAGCCATGGTTATGACGGCTTCTCAAGAGGTCGAAGGCCTATCTAGCCTGGTCCATCAATTCCCACAAGTCACCTTTCACATTGCTGCTTTGACGGCTATGGGGCCGAAATTAACAGACTTAGCGACTCGCTCCAATGTGCGCCTCTATCCAGGGATTTCGCTGGACAAATATGAGGACTTGTTATCCAGCTGCTCTATTTATCTGGATTGCAACCAGGGAGAAGAAGTATGGAGTAGTAGTCTTCATGCTCTTGAAAATGGGCAAGTCTTGTTTGGTTTGAAGAGTACGGTGCATCAGGAAACCTATAAAGACTTGAGCACGATCACAGATACAGTCGAAGAAATGGAACAGCAACTAGATACCTTGCTCCAGCATCCAGAAACCTATAAAGAATTGGTAAGAGAGCAAGCACGAATCTTGAAATTACCTGAAAAAGAAGCTTTGGAAGAGCTATTTAAGCGATTAGAGGGAGGTACAGCATGA